The nucleotide window CGGTCCACTTCAGTCCGCACATGCGCCCGTTCGAGCCGCCTTTGCATTGGGCTGCGGCCGCAATGGACGAAGGTCGAATCTTGTCCATAATACGATCCGACAAGTGCGGTGCCCATTTCGTGATGGCGACTAGCCAGCGACTGAGATAGGCCTTGAACGACTGCTGGTCAACGTTGCATAGTCCCACCGTCTCACACGCCACCTCTTGCATGatgttcttctcctctccgACAAAGAAGACGTCGGCACCCTTGACGAGCCCATCAAGCCGGTTCTTCCACACCTCGCTCTTGGTGTAGTTGTACATGGCGGCCGCACCGAGGATTATGCCGCCGGCATTGTAAGACCACTGGTAGGGCACGATGTTCGTGCAGTTGTACTGGATGTGACCGCCGTCGTAAACGTAGTAGTCGTCCGAGATGAAGTTGACGCCAACCATCCAATCCCACGTTTTATCGGCCCATTCGGAGTAGGACGAGTTGCCAGTGTAGAGAGCCAGGCGCCCGGCGAGGGCAAAGAAACAAGCCTGCGAGATGGTGTTTTTGTAATCGTACCCCTTGTTCCAGTTGAAGATCTGCCACCTAAGCCCTCCTGCACAATGGTCGGGATCCCAGCGCGCGGCTTGGGTATTGAAAACTGCCTGTGCCAGCGCTAGCCACTGCGGCTTGTCCTTGGGAGGATCGGGGAACTTGTACTCGGCGGCTGACATGACGGCGAGTCCCCAGAAGCCCTGGTCGTCGTTGCCTTCAGTTAACGTCTGGTTGTCCGGCATGTAGTCGTTGTATTTTCCCACTTGGTGCAGGAGTCCCTGGGTGACGACGTCGTTCCAGGTGTCGTCGCCCGTGTAGTACCAGTAGTCGATCATGGTGCCCATGAGGGCGCCAGCCTCCCACCCTGGGACCGTGTTAGTCGACAGCCAACAACAagggcctttccctcttgTAAGTATGAGCATCGGATGCACTTACAGTAGTATGGACTGGGTAGGAGACCCGGGGTATTGCCCGGCTTGTCTCCGTCGTAAAAGGCCATGAGGTCTTCGGTCATCGACCTTGCGATAGTCTTAACATTGTCTGCGCACCACATCTGTAAGCCactgcatcgtcatcgcccgAGGACCACAACCCACTTACTATGGTCGCTTGGGTCTAGGTCGTATGCGTTGGTGAACTGGACGGTCACCAGCAGCATTGCCGGGAACAGCCGACTAACAGACCATGACGGCCGGCCCCGCGGTGCGGTCATGATGCAAGAGGCTAGTGGGAGAGGGGCGGTGTCCTTGGCTTCGAGAGAACGGTCGACATGAAAGAGGATACTTTTCCGACGAAGAATCCGCAGAAAGACCTCGATCAAGTgcgagagaaaaagagaccGTGTGGGTGCCGCAAGGTTCAAATAAGAAACAATCGCACGAGGTG belongs to Colletotrichum higginsianum IMI 349063 chromosome 5, whole genome shotgun sequence and includes:
- a CDS encoding Glycosyl hydrolase family 76 translates to MTAPRGRPSWSVSRLFPAMLLVTVQFTNAYDLDPSDHNNVKTIARSMTEDLMAFYDGDKPGNTPGLLPSPYYWWEAGALMGTMIDYWYYTGDDTWNDVVTQGLLHQVGKYNDYMPDNQTLTEGNDDQGFWGLAVMSAAEYKFPDPPKDKPQWLALAQAVFNTQAARWDPDHCAGGLRWQIFNWNKGYDYKNTISQACFFALAGRLALYTGNSSYSEWADKTWDWMVGVNFISDDYYVYDGGHIQYNCTNIVPYQWSYNAGGIILGAAAMYNYTKSEVWKNRLDGLVKGADVFFVGEEKNIMQEVACETVGLCNVDQQSFKAYLSRWLVAITKWAPHLSDRIMDKIRPSSIAAAAQCKGGSNGRMCGLKWTDNGTWDGMQGVGQQMAALEVTLGNLIQKSSDPVTADGGGTSEGDPGGGGSDIGRTVPAVSNYPPLSAGDTAAAAILTMIVLGLLVIGILWMFMDETSKKPLQERFFDFRSALLGGGGLAALGARHKTDEMNEKGKGIEKENENENDASSDGASSRETGILSPLPARGHALRSQDLPQRGSMVSQMSGTTVVSAHPSGIPMVREKRLSRKTKNPMLRNSMASQRSARIE